Proteins encoded together in one Vitis vinifera cultivar Pinot Noir 40024 chromosome 4, ASM3070453v1 window:
- the LOC100260976 gene encoding uncharacterized protein LOC100260976, with the protein MTLRRIIRGVRRRAQGEMAQKPNPQGGSRGKIDEKKMEGMEAQSSSTLAYVLKPSQLFNEDILFCIDVDAESMVEMKVTGSKGRPITRMDSIKQAILLFVHSKLAINSDHRFAFAALGKTASWLQREFSSEVDSAIAALRGLSVDGSCGNADLTQLFRVAAHEAKKSRAQNRIFRVILIYCRSSAPPQHQWPANQKLFTLDVVYLHDKPGPENCPQKVYDALVDALEHVSEYEGYIHESGQGLTRVLFRYMCVLLSHPQQRCQQDDVDIPKSLAKKLPAADSTPAEESVPVSSK; encoded by the exons ATGACGCTGAGAAGAATCATTAGAGGGGTCCGGAGGAGAGCGCAGGGGGAAATGGCGCAGAAGCCAAATCCGCAGGGTGGAAGTCGTGGGAAAATCGATGAGAAGAAAATGGAGGGCATGGAGGCTCAAAGCTCTTCAACACTTGCCTACGTTCTGAAACCCTCACAGTTGTTCAACGAAGACATACTCTTCTGCATCGATGTCGACGCTGAATCCATGGTGGAGATGAAGGTGACGGGATCCAAGGGGAGACCCATCACCAGAATGGATTCTATCAAGCAAGCTATTCTTCTCTTCGTCCATTCCAAGCTCGCCATCAACTCTGATCACCGCTTCGCCTTTGCTGCTCTGGGCAAAACCGCTTCTTGG CTTCAGAGAGAGTTTAGCAGTGAAGTTGATTCTGCAATTGCTGCACTTCGGGGTCTGTCAGTTGATGGCTCTTGTGGTAATGCAGATCTGACCCAGTTATTCCGGGTAGCAGCTCATGAAGCAAAGAAATCTCGTGCACAAAATCGGATTTTCAGGGTG ATCTTAATCTACTGCAGATCTTCTGCTCCTCCTCAGCATCAATGGCCTGCCAACCAGAAACTCTTCACTTTGGACGTGGTTTATCTCCATGACAAGCCTGGTCCTGAGAACTGCCCACAAAAGGTCTATGATGCACTTGTGGATGCCCTTGAACATGTCAGTGAGTATGAGGGCTACATCCATGAGAGCGGGCAGGGGCTAACACGTGTCCTCTTCCGTTATATGTGTGTTCTATTATCACACCCCCAGCAACGTTGTCAACAAGACGACGTTGACATACCCAAGTCCCTCGCAAAGAAGTTGCCTGCAGCTGACTCCACCCCAGCTGAAGAAAGTGTGCCTGTATCCAGCAAATGA